Proteins encoded in a region of the Oncorhynchus kisutch isolate 150728-3 unplaced genomic scaffold, Okis_V2 scaffold3856, whole genome shotgun sequence genome:
- the LOC109886651 gene encoding potassium voltage-gated channel subfamily S member 2 gives MTGQSLEELTAAYEDHTVRINVGGFKKRLFSNTLSRFPETRLARLLQCQSKESILELCDDYDDTENEFYFDRNPALFPYVLNFYNTGKLHVMAELCIFSFSQEIEYWGINEFFIDSCCSGAYHCRKMDPNRGEDWDDCRSDEGSTTSSFDEILEFYNDATKFDKQPLGSVRRRIWLILDNPGYSVASRVISILSILVVLGSITTMCMNSMAEFTLVDREGTPHEDPRFETVEHFGIGWFTLELVARFTVAPDLIHFFKHPLNIIDLVSILPFYLTLVIDLVAESSPALANLGRVAQVLRLMRIFRILKLARHSTGLRSLGATLRNSYKEVGLLLLYLAVGVSFFSVMAYTVEKDSEDFSTVPACWWWATVSMTTVGYGDVVPVSIAGKMTASACILAGILVVVLPITLIFNKFSLFYKKQKQLEIAMRSCDFDQEIKENLPSVNLRNYYAHKVKSLMASLSNINRSLPSEHSLNEMSIH, from the coding sequence ATGACGGGTCAGAGCCTGGAGGAGCTGACAGCAGCCTATGAGGATCACACCGTGCGCATCAATGTGGGAGGGTTCAAGAAGAGGCTGTTCTCCAACACTCTGTCTCGCTTCCCGGAGACCCGTCTGGCTCGGCTGTTACAGTGCCAATCAAAAGAGTCCATACTAGAACTCTGCGACGACTACGATGACACGGAAAATGAGTTTTATTTCGATAGGAACCCGGCTCTCTTCCCTTACGTGTTGAATTTCTACAACACCGGGAAGCTCCACGTCATGGCAGAGTTGTGCATCTTCTCCTTCAGCCAGGAGATCGAGTACTGGGGCATCAATGAATTCTTCATCGACTCGTGTTGCAGCGGCGCCTACCACTGCCGGAAGATGGATCCCAACCGCGGAGAGGACTGGGACGACTGCCGGAGCGACGAGGGCAGCACCACGTCATCGTTCGACGAGATTCTAGAGTTCTATAACGACGCCACTAAGTTCGATAAGCAGCCGTTGGGGAGCGTCCGGAGGCGGATCTGGTTGATCCTGGATAACCCGGGGTACTCCGTCGCCAGCCGAGTCATCAGTATCCTCTCTATCCTGGTCGTGTTGGGTTCCATAACCACCATGTGCATGAACAGTATGGCTGAGTTCACCCTGGTGGACAGGGAGGGGACGCCTCACGAGGACCCCAGGTTTGAAACGGTGGAACACTTTGGTATCGGCTGGTTCACCTTGGAGCTGGTGGCCCGGTTCACAGTCGCCCCAGATCTTATCCATTTCTTCAAGCATCCGTTGAACATAATAGACCTCGTGTCGATATTACCGTTCTACCTGACGCTCGTCATCGACCTGGTGGCCGAGAGCAGCCCGGCGCTGGCCAATCTGGGGCGCGTGGCACAGGTGCTACGGCTGATGAGAATCTTCCGTATCCTGAAGCTGGCGCGTCACTCCACGGGGCTGCGCTCTCTGGGCGCCACGTTGAGAAACAGCTACAAGGAGGTGGGGTTGCTACTACTCTACCTGGCGGTGGGCGTGTCTTTCTTCTCTGTCATGGCCTACACCGTGGAGAAGGACAGCGAGGACTTCTCTACCGTCCCAGCATGCTGGTGGTGGGCCACGGTGAGCATGACCACGGTGGGGTACGGAGACGTGGTCCCGGTGTCTATAGCCGGCAAGATGACGGCCTCGGCCTGTATCCTGGCAGGCATCCTGGTGGTTGTGCTTCCCATCACACTCATATTCAACAAGTTCTCCCTCTTCTACAAGAAACAGAAACAGCTAGAGATCGCTATGCGCAGCTGTGACTTCGACCAGGAGATCAAAGAAAACCTTCCCTCTGTCAATCTGAGGAACTACTATGCACACAAGGTGAAATCTCTCATGGCCAGTCTGTCCAATATCAACCGGAGCTTGCCCAGTGAACACAGTCTGAACGAGATGTCAATACATTAA